The following are encoded together in the Bactrocera neohumeralis isolate Rockhampton chromosome 6, APGP_CSIRO_Bneo_wtdbg2-racon-allhic-juicebox.fasta_v2, whole genome shotgun sequence genome:
- the LOC126761575 gene encoding uncharacterized protein LOC126761575, protein MRLMLALIWVSLTTASTIHYTPNEILLAKLESATLDKKDTAPANTQYHEQDSNGFYSYGYSADQSAKAEYLSLDGSSRGFYSYVDADGKLQTVKYEAGRNQGFKAAATNLPKAPKNPNRFAPLPVRDTPEVQEAKKAHFEAYREAELRAALASQNEAVQLGELSLDGQQKSERPQQEVANILESTRSKILAILSESANADNNNNLNVEATAEIGVGGTAQDQEEDTENTDGDDDNGLITLDNVQSTQDDSEGSEDERNGSSGDNIAIENGDGENEAGELSNADRQMTTYKLSDLLSPIEQLNSRALYTFESDGQGLTQLQEKSDLALRQPKLTTIETVRVPVHSYYTVLAPTTKYTVITPTTHQLVPREEALKRGQSLPISLSSSFLSHRLRSK, encoded by the coding sequence ATGCGGTTAATGCTTGCTTTGATTTGGGTGAGCCTCACTACAGCGTCGACCATACATTATACACCCAACGAGATATTGCTTGCCAAATTAGAGAGTGCAACGCTAGACAAAAAGGACACCGCACCGGCTAACACGCAATATCACGAGCAGGATTCAAATGGTTTTTACTCTTACGGTTACAGTGCTGATCAATCTGCTAAGGCTGAGTACCTCTCGCTGGACGGTTCATCGCGCGGATTTTATTCGTATGTTGATGCAGATGGAAAGTTGCAGACAGTGAAGTATGAGGCCGGACGGAATCAGGGTTTTAAGGCTGCCGCTACTAACTTACCAAAAGCACCTAAGAATCCCAATAGGTTTGCACCGTTGCCGGTAAGAGATACGCCTGAAGTACAGGAAGCCAAGAAGGCGCACTTCGAAGCGTACCGGGAGGCGGAATTGAGAGCGGCATTAGCGTCACAAAATGAAGCTGTACAACTAGGCGAACTTAGCTTGGACGGGCAACAAAAGTCTGAACGGCCGCAACAAGAGGTGGCGAATATATTAGAAAGTACCAGAAGTAAAATTTTAGCAATATTATCGGAAAGTGCGAATgccgataataataataatttgaatgtTGAAGCGACAGCTGAAATTGGCGTTGGTGGTACAGCTCAGGATCAAGAAGAAGATACTGAAAATACAGATGGTGATGATGATAATGGACTCATAACCTTGGACAACGTACAAAGCACACAAGACGATAGTGAAGGTAGTGAggacgaaagaaatggcagtaGTGGCGACAATATTGCTATTGAAAATGGCGACGGCGAAAATGAGGCCGGTGAATTGTCGAATGCAGATCGACAAATGACGACTTATAAACTCAGCGATTTGTTAAGTCCAATCGAACAACTGAACTCGCGCGCATTGTACACATTCGAGAGCGATGGTCAAGGACTCACGCAATTACAAGAAAAATCTGACTTAGCTTTACGACAGCCAAAGCTTACgaccatcgaaactgtgcgcgTGCCAGTGCACTCGTACTATACAGTTTTGGCGCCCACTACCAAATACACTGTCATCACGCCCACAACACATCAATTGGTTCCGCGAGAGGAGGCACTGAAACGCGGCCAAAGTCTGCCGATTTCCCTGAGCAGTTCTTTCCTGTCACACCGTCTTAGATCGAAGTAG